The Streptomyces achromogenes DNA segment GTCTGGACGCACAGCGGACACGCCGCAGAGTGGTCGCGTCGCAGCCATGGGTTGCTCACGTGCCAACTGCGCCCTATGTCGGAGGTGAACTGCGGTAGTGCCGTGGGGGCGTAGAAAGCGAACAGCATCCGTCTTACCTGCGCAGGACGCAGGCCCGTCCGTCGGCAGACTCCTTCCAGCTCTTCAGGGCGCAGATGGATTTGCGATGTGCTGAATGTCGCCGAACCCGGCAGTCCTAGCTCCTTCAGAGCCGCCGCACGCGACAGCCTCAAGGTCACCGCGAGCGTATCGACCCAGCTGAGGAACGACTCGCCGGCGAAGGGGCTCGGGACGACACCAAGCCGGCGAACTCGCTCGGCCTCAACCACGGTCTGCCATGCCTCCGCTCGTATCGCTGGCCGCGCCCTCCACGAAATGCGTCGGTTTCTCACCCCGACGGGGCAGCCACACCCGGCGAAATTCCGGATGCCTGGCGTAGGGCAGCAGGAGGCACTGAACGGCGTACCTCAGGGCTCTGCCTTAAGTCGTTCGGAAATCAGTGTCCGCGCAAGCGTCCAGGATCAGCTTCTGCGCTTCGATCAACTGCCGTTGCACTTCGCTACCCTCCTCGCCAACTCGCTGTTCCTGTTCACGGAGCCGGGCGTCGAGGAACCGAAGTCGCGGGTCAGTGCACGTGGTCGGCGTGGAGCCTTCCCTGGGATGTGCCCGGGCAGTGAACTCCTCCGCGTGCAGTGGACAGTAGGTGCCCCTGCCGGATGCGTCGTTCAACACCGCACCGTGCCCCGCCGGAACCCAGGTCCAACAGCCACTGTGACCACAGCGGTCGCCGAAGCGGTTCGTTGCCAGCTGGAACTCGCCGTGGGCTTCCAGGAGCCGCTGCCGTGGACGACCCCAGTTCGGCCGGGCCTTCACTTGCTCTTTTGCCGCAGGCTCTGTATCTGCCGAGGGGAGCCCGGCCTCGGTTGCGATCTTCACCGTAGCTGCCACGATCAGCGGCCGGTGCTGCACCCGGTGGCCACCGGGTGCCAGATGGCTGTCCCACGCCTGGTGGACCACCTCGTCGGTGCGAGGCAGGCACTCCGGCCGCACCGCAGCCCACGCACCCTGCATCGAGCGGTACAACGCTTGGAAGGTCTCGTGCGCTTGCCCCTCCGGTAGATCTTCCGACCCCTCCAAGAGGCGGTCGATCCGCTGCTGGCAGTCAAGGAGCCGGAGGTCGTGGACCCGCGTGGCAAGCATTCGGCGAATGTCGCGGCCGCATGGCCTCGCGGGCTTGTAGGAGTGCATTCCCGGGATGGGGCCGGGACAGATCCAGGAGTGCGCGCTCCCGGGCCGCGGGAGATGAAGACGGGCGTCGCAACCCTGGCATG contains these protein-coding regions:
- a CDS encoding TniQ family protein — its product is MPSPLQPGMGRGKEIIAVRGPLRRLALVPDPYPGESLLSWADAIARLNQVPRIVAVRMTGMVKTPPVSDIFGYHVSDDVVQAVRHTTGVTEGQVRGMTLAHYAGRTLDPLPQHNPEGQDVLARWRYRQRMLLRQRSNACPVCLRENGARWLLKWRLAWSFACVEHERYLISTCQGCDARLHLPRPGSAHSWICPGPIPGMHSYKPARPCGRDIRRMLATRVHDLRLLDCQQRIDRLLEGSEDLPEGQAHETFQALYRSMQGAWAAVRPECLPRTDEVVHQAWDSHLAPGGHRVQHRPLIVAATVKIATEAGLPSADTEPAAKEQVKARPNWGRPRQRLLEAHGEFQLATNRFGDRCGHSGCWTWVPAGHGAVLNDASGRGTYCPLHAEEFTARAHPREGSTPTTCTDPRLRFLDARLREQEQRVGEEGSEVQRQLIEAQKLILDACADTDFRTT